The Clostridium aceticum genomic interval TATCGAAGAGGGCAGTATAGGGTTGATGAATACAAGGGCTTCTGGCAGCCAAAATGATTTTAAATCCTATGGGACTTTGGGCTGGGGAACAAGGGCAGAAGCTGGGCAAAACACTTCTACCTTTCACCACCTAGAGGAGGACAACCTTGCTGTATACGAAAGAAGAATAGGAAAGATCGATGAAGATGAAGGAATTATCAATATTAATATTAATATGTTGATTCAACAGAATATAAGGGGGGAGTATGGTGCTTCCCCTGGTATTTTAGGAGATTTATTAAAACAACATAGTTATAAAACAGCATTGATAGGTAATAGCGATATAGATAATGATGTCTCAAGACCAGCAGGATTTATTCCTATGGATAGCAGAGGCTATATTGACTATGGAAATCTTGATAGAGAACTAATCATAGAGGATACACATCGCCCCTTTGGGATGAAAACCAACTATGATCAGTTGTTAGAAAGCTTTATAGAAGTATATGTTAAAGGAGATTTTATCGTTATAGAAACCGGTGACATCCACAGGCTAGAACGATACAAAAACTACTTAAGTAGTACAATGTATCAAGAACATAAAAAGAATATTTTGACTGAGATAGATGCCTTTGTCAGTAAAGTTTTTAATCATATAGATGGAAAACCTACTGTATTTATGTTGGTAACGCCATTTCCATCGGATGCTGCAGTACTGCGGGGAGAAAGACTAACACCAGTGGTGATTTATGATGGGGTGAATAAAGGACTTTTATGGTCGGGAACTACTCGCAGAGAAGGAATTGTTGGTAATGTGGACATTGCACCTACAATTCTGTCTTATTTCCATATACCTCCATCTAACATGGTTGGTAGAGGAATGTCAACAGTGGAAGCTACAGATACCCTGGATTATATTTTGAAATTAAATAACCGAGTAGTAAATACTTCCCAACAAAGATATAGAATCCTCTATAGCTTTGCTATTTATGAAATGATTACTTCTGCTATTGCACTATTGGCGATTATTTTTACAAAAAAAATAGCTTCTAAGTGGTATATTCCTATATCATTAGGACTATTAAGTAATATTGTAGCACCTTTTACTTTGCTAATACTTCCGATATTTGGCCCATTGAGTATTGTTAATAATTATATCTTATTCGTCCTCTGTACTGCTTTTTTTACTTGTATACTATACTTTTTGGGGAGAAAGAAGCCTCTAAATATAATACTCTGGGCTTCTCTATTGTTGGTTATGGGATTGATGTTAGATATTGTCACAGGGCAAAACCTCATTAAAAACTCAGTTTTAGGATATGATCCAATCATCGGAGCACGTTATTATGGCGTTGGCAATGAATATATGGGGGTATTTATTGGTGGTATTTTAATTTTCACCGCAACTTTGATAGAACGATATTCTGTCAACAGATACTTTGTGATGATATTTTATTTAATAACAACCATCATTATAGCTTTCCCAACCTTTGGCGCAAATGTTGGTGGGACAATTACTGCTGTTTTCGCCTTTTTATTTACTTCCGTTAGATTGTTAAATAAAAAAATAAGCTTTAAAAAGTTGCTTTATATATTTACTGCTGTTATTATAGTAGTTGCTGCTATGGCCACAATTGACTTATTTTTTATTGAAAATCAAAGTCATTTAGCTTCAGCAGTAGAGCAGATTTTTTCCACTGGTCCTATTATAATTTATCAAATTATTGCCAGAAAAATTGCCATGAATATAAGGGTGATGGGGGTAACTGTATGGAGTAAAGTTCTATTAAGTGCCATCGTAATCCTTGGGATATTATTTTATAGGCCTGTAGGCGTTATTAAAAAAGTTACTACCACCTATCCTAGTCTAGCTATAGGTTGGAGTGGTATTATTGTAGCAGGTATCGTCGCCTTTGCGGTGAATGACTCTGGTGTAGTATCTGCAGCTACTGCCATTATATTTTTAACCACCACCATGCTATATTTGGTGATGAATTTATCGAATTAGGAGGCAAATATTGGAGAAAAAATTACTTGGAAATACTTCTTTATGGGTATCGAAACTCTGTTTTGGAAGCTTAACCATGGGACCCTTGCAAGCGGATAAATCGCCTGAAGAGGGGGGAAGATTGCTTTTACATGGATTAAGAAGAGGTATTAATTTTATTGATACAGCGGAACTTTATGAAACATATCCTCATATTAAAAATGCACTGAAGCATTGTCATAGAGAAGAATTAGTGATTGCAACCAAATCCTATGCATATTCGCAGGAAACAGCAGAAAAAAGTTTAGATAAAGCGTTGAAGGAAATGGATACGGAGTATATTGACATATTTTTGCTCCATGAACAAGAAAGCCAACATACCCTTAAAGGACATTGGGAGGCCTTTACTTACTTTATGAAGATGAAGGAGCAGGGATATATCAAAGCACTAGGCATCTCTACCCATACAGTTGCGGCGGTGGAGGCTTCCTTAAAGATCAAAGAAATAGAGGTTCTCCATCCTATTGTGAATATGGCGGGTTTAGGAATTCAAGATGGCACGATAGAAGAGATGCTATATTTTTTAGAGAAGGCTAAGGAAATGGGTAAAGGGATCTATGGTATGAAGCCTTTAGGTGGAGGAAATCTTTTAAAAAACTATAAAGACTGTTTAAACTTTGTACTAAATTTATCCTGTCTAGATGCCATTGCAGTAGGGATGCAAACGATAGAAGAAATTGATGACAATACAGCAGTTTTTGAGGGCAAAGAAATTGATGAGGAACTAATCAATAAGGTAAAAAATAAAAAAAGAAAACTAAAAATCGATTTTTGGTGTGAAGTATGTGGAAAGTGTGTTGAAACTTGTAGCCATAATGCACTAAAAATAACTGATGAAGGATTAGTGGTAGAAGATAAAAAGTGTGTTTTATGTGGATACTGTTCAAAAAGCTGTCCTCAGTTTTGTATCAAAGTAGTTTAGGAGGTGGATCGTATGGTTAGAATTATGGCATTAGATGTAGGTGACAAAAGAATAGGTGTAGCACTAAGTGACCTCATGGGGTGGACAGCCCAAGGCTTAGAGACCATTGAACGAAGCAATATAAAAAAAGATTTACAGAGAATTGAGGAGATTATCAATCAGCATCAAGTAGGGAAAGTTGTAATCGGTTTACCAAAAAACATGAATGGTACTTTAGGACCCCAGAGTGAAAAAGTGATAGAATTTACGGAAAGATTAAAAAAGCGAATCAATATAGAGTGTGTTTTTTGGGATGAAAGACTTACCACTGTAGCTGCTGAGAGGTCTTTAATAGAAGCAGATATGAGTAGGAAAAAAAGAAAAACTGTTATTGATAAAGTGGCGGCTACATATATTTTGCAAAATTACCTTGATAGTGTAAGTAAATAAGCGTTTTTCATAAAATATTTCATTAAAAAGATGGTTTTTTTCCCAAGGTTTAGTATATAATACATTTATGTGCTGTAAAAATAAAAGGAGGTTTTTAAAAAATGGCAGAAAATGAAAATATTGTAACATTAGTAGATGAAGAAGGTAAGGAGCAGGATTTTGAAATAATTATGACACTTGATGTAGAAGGGCAAGAGTATGCAATCCTATTACCTCTTGATGCAGGAGAAGAGGAAGATGCATATATCTTTAAAATAATTCATGAAGCGAACGATGAGTATACTTTGGTGGCTATTGAAAATGATGAAGAGTATGAAAATGTTGTTGCAGCTTATGAAGCGATTTTAGATGAAGAAGGTATAGAGTAATAAGTAATAGATGGACTACTTAAAAGGTCCATCTATTCTTTTTATTAATAGAAAAGCTGGAAATGATGGCACCGATAAAACCTGAGGTAGCTAAAAAAGTAAAAATATAGTTACTTAACACAGAATCCATTGCCCTCAGTCCTATTCCAGACTTAAAAACAATTGGAGGCAAAGCTAATAAACGATCAAATCCTAATAAAAAGTATAACAAAATAATCGCCAAAATAGGTAATAACACGGTGCCTGTAGTGGAAAACAGAGGATATAGCAGTCTACTATAGTTGTTTACTCCTTTAATATATCCGATGATGCCACCTAATACTGAAAGAATTGGATATATATAAGCAGGATGAATAAATTCTCTGATTTCTGGCAAAAATTCAAGGGTTATAATAGATATTGTTATACCAAGAACAAAACCCAGAAACATGCCATGAACTAAGTTTAAAAAAAGGTTATAGGTTGACCTCAAAGTAATTACCCCCTGAAATATGAATATTTGTAAATATGGTAACAATATTACATAGCTTTAGTATAACTAAAGAAGGTGAAAATTATGAAAATAAATATTGAGGGAAATAAAATAGAGGGTACGTTTCACAAGCGTATAAATAGATTTATTGCAGAAATTTATATTAATGACAAAATAGAAATTGCCCATGTAGCTAATACTGGAAGAATGAAGGAGTTATTAATTCCTGGAGCTAAGGTAATATTAAGAAAAGTAAATGAATCCCATAGAAAAACCCAGTACGACCTACTTATGGCGTATAAAGACACTACACTGGTTTCTATTGATTCCAGACTCCCGAATCAATTGCTTCAACAAGCTTTTATGCATAAGAGTATCCCTTATTTCAAACAATATAATGATATAAGAAGAGAAGTGAATTTTGGTAAGAGCAAGTTGGATTTTTATATCTCCAATGAAAGAGAATCTGTGTTGATTGAAGCAAAGTGCGTAACATTAGTGAAGGAGGATGATCTCGCCTCTTTTCCAGATGCCCCCACTGATCGAGGTCGAAAGCATATTTTAGAACTAATAGAAGGAAAAAAACAAGGTTTTCGAT includes:
- a CDS encoding aldo/keto reductase, encoding MEKKLLGNTSLWVSKLCFGSLTMGPLQADKSPEEGGRLLLHGLRRGINFIDTAELYETYPHIKNALKHCHREELVIATKSYAYSQETAEKSLDKALKEMDTEYIDIFLLHEQESQHTLKGHWEAFTYFMKMKEQGYIKALGISTHTVAAVEASLKIKEIEVLHPIVNMAGLGIQDGTIEEMLYFLEKAKEMGKGIYGMKPLGGGNLLKNYKDCLNFVLNLSCLDAIAVGMQTIEEIDDNTAVFEGKEIDEELINKVKNKKRKLKIDFWCEVCGKCVETCSHNALKITDEGLVVEDKKCVLCGYCSKSCPQFCIKVV
- the ruvX gene encoding Holliday junction resolvase RuvX, whose translation is MVRIMALDVGDKRIGVALSDLMGWTAQGLETIERSNIKKDLQRIEEIINQHQVGKVVIGLPKNMNGTLGPQSEKVIEFTERLKKRINIECVFWDERLTTVAAERSLIEADMSRKKRKTVIDKVAATYILQNYLDSVSK
- a CDS encoding DUF1292 domain-containing protein — encoded protein: MAENENIVTLVDEEGKEQDFEIIMTLDVEGQEYAILLPLDAGEEEDAYIFKIIHEANDEYTLVAIENDEEYENVVAAYEAILDEEGIE
- the sfsA gene encoding DNA/RNA nuclease SfsA; translated protein: MKINIEGNKIEGTFHKRINRFIAEIYINDKIEIAHVANTGRMKELLIPGAKVILRKVNESHRKTQYDLLMAYKDTTLVSIDSRLPNQLLQQAFMHKSIPYFKQYNDIRREVNFGKSKLDFYISNERESVLIEAKCVTLVKEDDLASFPDAPTDRGRKHILELIEGKKQGFRSAVFFIVQREDANRFTPNKEMDEAFCEAVLLAQKAGVEFYAYNCAVTTHSIALKEEIKVFFN